The genomic window GGTTTTGTGATTGCAGGTGTTTCAACCTTGATTTTCAAATACAATCAGCTAAGCCCTATTGCTTGGATGACTTTAGTAGGTTTAGGTTTGTATATGGTTTACATTCCATTCAATGCTATCTTTTTCGACAGATTAATTTCTACTTTCAAGTATGCCAGTAACGTAGGTTTCCTCATTTACATTGCTGATGCTTTTGGTTATGTAGGCAGTATTGGCGTATTGTTAAGCAAAGAGATTTTTAAAGTAAAACTGAATTGGGTTACGTTCTTTTCTAGTAGCGTGATGATTTTATCTGTTGTTGGGGTATTGCTTACTTTCTATTCCTTGTATTATTTTTCGAAGAAGTATCGAAAGATGATTAGCAAATAAGCGCTCTTTAGGATTTGTAATCCCGTTCGCTAGCGCATGCCTGTGTGGCGTGTGCTGCACATTTAACTCACACGCGGCACGCGTGCGCTAGCATAGGGTTGTTGGGGTGTTGCTTACTTTTTATTCACTTTATTATTTTTCGAGGAAGTATAGGAAGATGATTAGCAACTAAGCGCTCTTTAGGGTTTGTAATCCCGTTCGCTAGCGCATGCCTGTGGCGTGTGCGCTGCACATTAACAAATTAACTCACACGCGGCACTCGTGCGCTAGCATAGGTGCGATAGCATAGGTGCGATAGCACGATTCGCTTCATTACAAACCAAACTATCAGTTCTTTTTTGTCTTAAGATAAAGGTAAACCAGCTGTCCTAAGTTGATAATACAATGTGTCCAAAGTAATAACAAAAGAAAAAACCACCAAGCCAATGCGGTTCCATTTCCTTTTGATTCATAAAAAAGTCCATATAGAAAATATAAGCTATAAATAAAATGGATTGTAAAGTTGATTGCTATTATTTGTTTTTTGCTTTTAGCTTTTACAATTAAAAACACTAAAGTTGTCCAACAAATTAGGAAACTAAAAATTAATAAAAGTTCGTCAGAGTTCATTTTCATTCCATTTAGATAACCATATCATCCCGATTTTGGTTGGTGTTATCACCAACCAATTTGTATTTATCATTGTTATTGATTAGTGTGGATTGGTAATAACACCAACCACAGGAGTAATGTCAAACAGCATCAATACTAAGACTATCGATTAAAGAAAAATAAAAGTGTAATAAACAACAGTAAAGCAGCGATAATTATAGTTGCATTACTGCTTTTTTCAAACAAAAAATACGTCCTACCTTTCGTCTTTTTATAAGGGATTCCCCGGAAAAAACGGTCTATACGCTTAATGATATAGACAAGTCCTTCAAATAGTAAATCTCAAAGTATAGATAATAAAAGATACATTTTGCAACTAAGAACTATGGTCAACAACCACCTTCCACTCCCCGTCAATCTTCCTCAACAACAAAGTAAAATAACCTTTCGGCTCATCTTTCTCTCTTTTCAAATTCCAGCTTCCCAAAACAAAGGCTTTATCCTTTGCTAAAAATTCCACTTTCTTAATCCCGAAAGTTAAAAACCCCATGGCACTCTTATCAGGATATCCCTTCTTGTAATTATCCAAAGTTTTTTGCCAGCCATAAGTGGGGCCATTTTTACCCACAAACAACAAACTATCACTCTTCCAATAACCTTGCATATAACTGTCCATATCGCCTTTGTTCCAACCTTGGCGTTGGTTTTCTAACACCTTTAAAATAGCTACTCGGTCTTGAGGCGTTTGTGCCATTGCAGTATTTGCAAAAGCCACCAACAATAGCAATAATATTTTTTTCATCGTCTTCGTTTAATTCAAAATCTAGCTTAAATTAGGTTTTTAAACCTATCTAAACAAATGAAACCCAAAAAGCCTCATTTCCGCTTTCATCTAGGCAGTTTACTCATCGCAATTGCCATATTCATCATCGAAGTTTTAATTGCTTTATTTATTACAGACAATTTTATTCGTCCCTACGTTGGCGATGTATTAGTGGTTATCCTTATCTATTATTTTGTGAAGGCTTTTGTACACATTGGCATTTGGCCTTTAGCCATTAGCACACTTTTGTTCTCCTATTTGATAGAAACGTTACAATATTTTCAATTTGTAAAACTGATAGGATTAGGCGATAACAAGCTCGCCAACATCGTAATTGGAAATTATTTTGCATGGGAAGATATGATTGCCTACACAATTGGAATAACTATTGTTGTTTTTATAGAAATCTACTTTATAAAAACAAAAAAACCTACCATGACCGACTTTTATGAAAAATTTAGGAACAAGAAACAGTTCGATGATCACGCTGAAGCAATTTCGGCACATTTAGACGAACGTTACACTACTGAGGAAATTACCGTTTTCCATGAAATATTTTCCCCAGATTTCCATCTCGATGTGTATTTCGTTCAGTCAGAAAAACACAATTTCAATTTCTTAATCACAGCGGGAATGAGCACCTTGGAAATGACAGTTCCCACAGCAGTAGAAAATCCGCAAGCGTATCAATTTGCAGAGCTGATGTTATTGCTACCAAAAGCTATCACATTTGGTAAAGTAACTGGAGATAACCCAAACGATTGGCTCATTTCGATGCTGAAAGAAGCTGCTCGTTTCCCTCATCATTACGATACTTGGCTAGCCATAGGCCATACCCTACAAGCCACCGCAAATATGGAACCTTATGCAGAAAACACCAATTATACGGGTGTAGTTATTTTGCCATCCGTAACTTTTGATGAAGAATTTACCTCGGTACAGGCTGGAGAAAACTTGATTAATATCTACTCCGTTTTTCCTTTGTATGCAGATGAAATGAACTACAAAATTGCCAACGGCTACAATGCGCTTTTAGACAGGCTAATTGAAAAGAACGCACAAGAAATTTTTGATTACAACAGAGCTAATTTGCTAGACTAGTAAAAGAAATAACCCTATCTAAATGAAATCTACTTCATACTTCATTACTTTCCTGCTATTCATTAG from Pedobacter sp. SL55 includes these protein-coding regions:
- a CDS encoding YybH family protein, whose amino-acid sequence is MKKILLLLLVAFANTAMAQTPQDRVAILKVLENQRQGWNKGDMDSYMQGYWKSDSLLFVGKNGPTYGWQKTLDNYKKGYPDKSAMGFLTFGIKKVEFLAKDKAFVLGSWNLKREKDEPKGYFTLLLRKIDGEWKVVVDHSS
- a CDS encoding DUF2809 domain-containing protein, whose protein sequence is MKPKKPHFRFHLGSLLIAIAIFIIEVLIALFITDNFIRPYVGDVLVVILIYYFVKAFVHIGIWPLAISTLLFSYLIETLQYFQFVKLIGLGDNKLANIVIGNYFAWEDMIAYTIGITIVVFIEIYFIKTKKPTMTDFYEKFRNKKQFDDHAEAISAHLDERYTTEEITVFHEIFSPDFHLDVYFVQSEKHNFNFLITAGMSTLEMTVPTAVENPQAYQFAELMLLLPKAITFGKVTGDNPNDWLISMLKEAARFPHHYDTWLAIGHTLQATANMEPYAENTNYTGVVILPSVTFDEEFTSVQAGENLINIYSVFPLYADEMNYKIANGYNALLDRLIEKNAQEIFDYNRANLLD